Proteins encoded by one window of Streptomyces sp. NBC_01571:
- a CDS encoding FMN-dependent NADH-azoreductase: MATLLHIDSSVFPGTASTSRTVTDAFRKAWEEQHPQGTVIYRDLAANPAPHITADAHTAGFAPADAHTPEQAAAFAERVKFIEELEQADAILIGAPMYNYAIPSTLKAWLDNVLLVGRTAMTEDSKVKGTPVTVVASRGGSYAPGTPREGFEYVQNYLGAILRDTLGLELDFIVPELTMAPHNPAMSELVPLFEASRTKALDAAAIKAKELADRFAA, translated from the coding sequence ATGGCCACCCTCCTTCACATCGACTCGTCCGTGTTCCCGGGTACCGCCTCCACCTCACGCACGGTGACCGACGCCTTCCGCAAGGCCTGGGAGGAGCAGCACCCGCAGGGCACCGTGATCTACCGCGACCTCGCCGCGAACCCGGCTCCGCACATCACGGCCGACGCCCACACCGCCGGTTTCGCTCCGGCGGACGCGCACACCCCGGAGCAGGCCGCCGCCTTCGCCGAGCGCGTGAAGTTCATCGAGGAACTGGAGCAGGCGGACGCGATCCTGATCGGCGCGCCGATGTACAACTACGCGATCCCGTCGACCCTCAAGGCGTGGCTGGACAACGTGCTCCTCGTGGGCCGCACCGCCATGACCGAGGACTCGAAGGTCAAGGGCACCCCGGTCACGGTCGTCGCCAGCCGCGGCGGTTCGTACGCGCCGGGCACCCCCCGCGAGGGCTTCGAATACGTACAGAACTACCTCGGGGCCATCCTGCGCGACACCCTGGGCCTCGAGCTCGACTTCATCGTCCCGGAGCTCACGATGGCCCCGCACAACCCGGCGATGTCCGAGCTGGTCCCGCTCTTCGAGGCATCCCGTACCAAGGCGCTCGACGCCGCCGCCATCAAGGCCAAGGAACTGGCCGACCGTTTCGCCGCGTGA
- a CDS encoding helix-turn-helix domain-containing protein, which yields MPELGAHDAGPCQKVDDGMARVFQLFGKRWTGLIVAVLLPHPVHFADLRRAIPGISERMLSDRLTELAAAGLVVREVDEGPPLRVSYGLTEAGAALEPALLELGSWAEKHLPGSPQCPSELRK from the coding sequence ATGCCAGAGCTGGGAGCACACGACGCGGGGCCGTGCCAGAAGGTCGACGACGGCATGGCCCGGGTCTTCCAGCTGTTCGGAAAGCGCTGGACGGGCCTGATCGTGGCCGTGCTGCTGCCGCATCCCGTGCACTTCGCCGACCTGCGCCGGGCGATCCCCGGCATCAGCGAACGGATGCTCTCCGACCGCCTCACGGAACTCGCCGCGGCGGGACTCGTCGTGCGCGAGGTCGACGAAGGCCCTCCACTGCGGGTCTCGTACGGTCTGACGGAGGCCGGCGCCGCACTGGAGCCCGCGCTGCTGGAACTGGGGAGCTGGGCGGAGAAGCACCTGCCGGGAAGCCCGCAGTGCCCCTCCGAGCTCAGGAAGTGA
- a CDS encoding DUF2252 domain-containing protein, with protein sequence MTELGTRAEALQAPRVSGVFAVPGFAGWPVQGSPKERGKALRARVPRAAHAELTPDADRPDVVAVVEESNHGRIPGLTPIRVGRMAATPFAFLRGSAGLMAYDLARTPMTGIDAQICGDAHAANFGLYGDARGGLVIDLNDFDETVRGPWEWDLKRLAASLVLAGRETGADEDTCRKAAHDAVGAYRRTMRLLAKLPVLDAWNAIADEELVSHTDAHDLLGTLERVSEKARANTSGRFAARSTASVEGGGRRFVDAAPVLRRVPDAEAAAVAASLEQYLTTVSEDRLPLLARYAVHDVAFRIVGTGSVGMRSYVVLLLDHRGEPLVLQVKEARASALLPHLATAGHAVPDVSHEGRRVVLGQKRMQVVSDILLGWTTVEGRAFQVRQFRNRKGSVDPAALAVDQVDDYARMTGALLARAHSHSADPRLVAGYCGKNEELDEAVAAFAVAYADRTEADHAALVTAVREGRIAAELGV encoded by the coding sequence ATGACCGAGCTGGGTACAAGAGCCGAGGCGCTGCAGGCGCCCAGGGTTTCCGGAGTCTTCGCGGTGCCGGGGTTCGCGGGCTGGCCCGTGCAGGGCTCGCCCAAGGAGAGGGGCAAGGCCCTCCGCGCCCGGGTGCCGCGCGCCGCCCACGCCGAGCTGACCCCCGACGCCGACCGGCCGGACGTCGTGGCCGTGGTCGAGGAGTCCAACCACGGCAGGATCCCCGGGCTCACGCCGATACGGGTCGGCAGAATGGCCGCCACCCCCTTCGCCTTCCTGCGGGGTTCGGCCGGCCTGATGGCGTACGACCTCGCGCGCACCCCCATGACCGGTATCGACGCCCAGATCTGCGGTGACGCCCACGCGGCGAACTTCGGCCTGTACGGCGACGCGCGCGGCGGCCTGGTCATCGACCTGAACGACTTCGACGAGACGGTGCGCGGCCCCTGGGAGTGGGACCTCAAGCGCCTCGCCGCGTCGCTCGTGCTCGCGGGCCGGGAGACGGGTGCGGACGAGGACACCTGCCGCAAGGCGGCCCACGACGCGGTCGGCGCCTACCGGCGCACGATGCGCCTGCTCGCCAAGCTCCCGGTGCTGGACGCGTGGAACGCCATCGCGGACGAGGAGCTCGTCTCCCACACCGACGCCCATGACCTGCTCGGCACCCTGGAGCGGGTCTCGGAGAAGGCGCGGGCCAACACCAGCGGGCGGTTCGCCGCCAGGTCGACGGCGTCGGTCGAGGGCGGCGGACGGCGCTTCGTCGACGCGGCGCCGGTGCTGCGCCGCGTGCCCGACGCGGAGGCGGCAGCGGTCGCGGCGTCGCTGGAGCAGTACCTGACGACGGTCTCGGAGGACCGCCTCCCCCTCCTCGCCCGGTACGCGGTGCACGACGTCGCCTTCCGCATCGTCGGCACCGGCAGCGTCGGCATGCGTTCGTACGTCGTGCTCCTCCTGGACCACCGCGGCGAGCCCCTCGTCCTCCAGGTGAAGGAGGCCCGCGCCTCGGCGCTGCTGCCGCACCTGGCGACGGCCGGTCACGCCGTGCCCGACGTGTCGCACGAGGGCCGCCGCGTCGTCCTCGGCCAGAAGCGCATGCAGGTCGTCAGCGACATCCTGCTCGGCTGGACCACGGTCGAGGGCCGAGCCTTCCAGGTGCGCCAGTTCCGCAACCGCAAGGGCAGCGTCGACCCCGCCGCCCTCGCCGTCGACCAGGTCGACGACTACGCCCGGATGACCGGCGCTCTCCTCGCCCGCGCCCACTCGCACAGCGCCGACCCCCGCCTCGTCGCCGGCTACTGCGGAAAGAACGAGGAACTCGACGAGGCCGTCGCCGCGTTCGCCGTGGCCTACGCGGACCGCACGGAGGCGGACCACGCGGCCCTGGTGACGGCGGTCCGGGAGGGGCGGATCGCGGCGGAGCTGGGGGTCTGA
- a CDS encoding rhodanese-like domain-containing protein encodes MPTVEIADLTDGDFLLDVREDDEWEAGHAEGALHIPMSEFVARYGELTEAAPQDGRVNVICRSGGRSAQVAMYLVQQGVDAVNVDGGMQVWAASGRPVVDDKGAAGFVL; translated from the coding sequence GTGCCCACGGTCGAGATCGCGGATCTCACGGACGGAGACTTCTTGCTGGACGTCCGGGAGGACGACGAGTGGGAGGCGGGCCACGCCGAAGGGGCGCTGCACATCCCCATGAGCGAGTTCGTCGCGCGCTACGGCGAGTTGACCGAGGCGGCGCCGCAGGACGGCAGGGTCAACGTGATCTGCCGTTCCGGCGGCCGTTCCGCGCAGGTCGCGATGTATCTGGTCCAGCAGGGCGTCGACGCCGTGAACGTCGACGGCGGCATGCAGGTCTGGGCCGCCTCGGGCCGCCCGGTGGTGGACGACAAGGGCGCCGCCGGCTTCGTGCTCTAG
- a CDS encoding acyl-CoA dehydrogenase family protein codes for MDFTFTEEQQAAVEAAGAVFGGVAPDGVPSPALTAGAVADDFDRALWAKLADADLLSLLLDPAYGGAGLDAIALCLVLRESAKVLARVPLLESTAAAVTVQEYGGEETKAELLARAGRGEVVLTVAANGRTGHEPAERAVTARQDGDVWILDGVQTAVTWAHGADHILVPAHTDDGRTVLALVPREHEGTVLGEQISTSGERLGELRLESARLAARQVVDAEGAWERLRELLTTGTCAQALGLGERVLEMTSAYTGRREQFGFPVATFQAVAVQAADRYIDLRAMEATLWQAAWRISTRASGTGGVGTGAVAGASGALPVAGDVAVAKIWASEGVRRVVQTAQHLHGGFGADTDSPLHRYHAWAKHLELSLGPAAAHEEALGDLLAAHPLG; via the coding sequence GTGGACTTCACCTTCACCGAGGAACAGCAGGCGGCGGTCGAGGCGGCGGGGGCGGTGTTCGGCGGGGTCGCGCCGGACGGGGTGCCGAGCCCCGCACTCACCGCGGGCGCCGTCGCCGACGACTTCGACCGGGCGCTGTGGGCGAAGCTCGCCGACGCGGACCTGCTGAGCCTGCTGCTGGACCCCGCGTACGGCGGAGCGGGCCTGGACGCGATCGCCCTGTGCCTGGTCCTGCGCGAGTCCGCGAAGGTACTCGCGCGAGTGCCGCTGCTGGAGAGCACCGCGGCCGCGGTCACCGTGCAGGAGTACGGCGGCGAGGAGACGAAGGCCGAGCTGCTCGCGCGGGCGGGCCGGGGTGAGGTCGTACTGACCGTCGCGGCGAACGGCCGTACCGGTCACGAACCGGCCGAACGCGCCGTGACCGCCCGGCAGGACGGAGACGTGTGGATCCTGGACGGAGTGCAGACGGCGGTCACGTGGGCACACGGAGCCGACCACATCCTCGTACCCGCGCACACGGACGACGGCCGGACCGTCCTCGCCCTGGTACCCCGGGAGCACGAGGGAACCGTGCTCGGCGAGCAGATCTCCACGTCCGGGGAACGCCTCGGCGAGCTGCGTCTGGAGTCGGCGCGGCTGGCCGCCCGGCAGGTCGTCGACGCGGAGGGGGCCTGGGAGAGGTTGCGGGAGCTGCTGACCACCGGGACCTGTGCGCAGGCGCTCGGGCTCGGTGAGCGGGTCCTCGAAATGACGAGCGCGTACACCGGCAGACGCGAGCAGTTCGGGTTTCCGGTCGCCACGTTCCAGGCCGTCGCCGTGCAGGCCGCTGACCGCTATATCGACCTGCGCGCGATGGAGGCGACACTCTGGCAGGCCGCGTGGCGGATCAGCACGAGAGCTTCCGGTACGGGAGGTGTCGGTACGGGAGCCGTCGCAGGGGCGAGCGGGGCGCTCCCGGTGGCCGGGGACGTGGCCGTCGCCAAGATCTGGGCGTCGGAGGGGGTACGGCGGGTCGTGCAGACAGCTCAGCATCTGCACGGGGGGTTCGGTGCGGACACCGACTCTCCGCTGCACCGCTATCACGCCTGGGCCAAGCACCTGGAGCTGTCCCTCGGGCCCGCGGCCGCTCACGAGGAGGCGCTGGGCGATCTCCTCGCGGCCCATCCCCTCGGGTGA
- a CDS encoding 2Fe-2S iron-sulfur cluster-binding protein: MARFHPLPVAALDRLTDDSVALTFAVPPALRTEYRHAAGQHLALRRTVDGTETRRTYSICSPAPAPGDEGPLTLRVGVRLVDGGAFSTYALKEIAVGDEVEVMTPAGRFTLEPAAGLYAAVVGGSGITPVLSIVATLLTREPEARFCLIRSDRTSASTMFLEEVADLKDRFPQRFQLVTVLSREEQQAGLPSGRLDQERLEQLLPALLPVDRVAGWFLCGPFGLVQGAERALRGLGVGRARIHEEIFHVDGGAEKVPGIPAPAHSTVTARLDGRGGTWPVQDGESLLDAVLRNRPDAPYACKGGVCGTCRAFLVSGEVRMDRNFALEPEETEAGYVLACQSHPATESVELDFDR; this comes from the coding sequence ATGGCCCGCTTCCACCCGCTCCCGGTGGCCGCGCTCGACCGGCTCACCGACGACTCGGTGGCCCTGACCTTCGCGGTGCCGCCCGCGCTGCGCACGGAGTACCGGCACGCTGCGGGTCAGCACCTCGCGCTGCGGCGCACGGTCGACGGCACGGAGACACGGCGCACCTACTCCATCTGCTCTCCGGCACCCGCCCCGGGTGACGAGGGCCCGCTCACCCTGCGGGTCGGGGTGCGCCTGGTCGACGGCGGAGCGTTCTCGACGTACGCGCTCAAGGAGATCGCCGTCGGCGACGAGGTGGAGGTGATGACACCGGCGGGACGCTTCACGCTGGAACCGGCGGCCGGGCTGTACGCGGCCGTGGTCGGCGGCAGCGGGATCACACCGGTGCTGTCGATCGTCGCCACGCTGCTGACGCGGGAGCCCGAGGCCCGCTTCTGCCTGATACGCAGCGACCGGACGTCCGCGTCCACGATGTTCCTGGAGGAGGTCGCCGACCTCAAGGACCGTTTTCCGCAGCGGTTCCAGCTGGTCACGGTGCTCTCCCGGGAGGAACAGCAGGCGGGGCTGCCGTCCGGGCGGCTGGACCAGGAGCGACTGGAGCAGTTGCTTCCGGCGCTGCTGCCCGTGGACCGGGTGGCGGGATGGTTCCTGTGCGGGCCGTTCGGGCTGGTGCAGGGAGCCGAGCGCGCCCTGCGCGGGCTGGGTGTGGGACGGGCCCGGATCCACGAGGAGATCTTCCACGTGGACGGCGGAGCCGAGAAGGTTCCCGGCATACCGGCTCCCGCGCACAGCACGGTGACCGCGCGGCTCGACGGCCGCGGAGGGACCTGGCCCGTCCAGGACGGCGAATCGCTCCTGGACGCGGTGCTGCGCAACCGGCCGGACGCTCCCTACGCCTGCAAGGGCGGGGTGTGCGGGACCTGCCGGGCCTTCCTGGTCTCGGGCGAGGTGCGGATGGACCGCAACTTCGCGCTGGAGCCGGAGGAGACCGAGGCGGGATACGTGCTGGCCTGCCAGTCGCATCCGGCCACGGAGAGCGTGGAGTTGGACTTCGACCGGTAG
- the paaD gene encoding 1,2-phenylacetyl-CoA epoxidase subunit PaaD, with amino-acid sequence MTTTTALEEELRRLAGSVPDPELPVLTLEDLGVLRAVHVRGEGAVDVELTPTYTGCPAVEAMTMDIERVLHEHGVREVSVRTVLSPAWSTDDISDEGRRKLREFGIAPPRGGRGTGPVAVGLGPTRTITTAAQDAHEPVCCPHCGSSDTELLSRFSSTACKALRRCLSCREPFDHFKEL; translated from the coding sequence GTGACGACGACCACCGCCCTGGAGGAGGAACTGCGCAGACTGGCCGGGTCCGTTCCCGACCCGGAGCTGCCCGTGCTCACCCTGGAGGACCTGGGCGTACTGCGCGCCGTGCACGTCCGTGGCGAGGGCGCCGTCGACGTCGAGCTGACCCCGACGTACACCGGCTGCCCGGCTGTCGAGGCGATGACCATGGACATCGAGCGCGTACTGCACGAGCACGGGGTGCGGGAGGTGTCCGTACGGACGGTGCTCAGCCCGGCCTGGTCGACGGACGACATCTCGGACGAAGGACGCCGCAAGCTGCGGGAGTTCGGGATAGCACCGCCGCGTGGCGGGCGGGGGACGGGTCCGGTGGCGGTCGGACTGGGACCGACGCGCACGATCACCACGGCGGCCCAGGACGCCCACGAGCCCGTGTGCTGTCCGCACTGCGGGTCGAGCGACACCGAACTGCTCAGCCGTTTCTCGTCCACCGCCTGCAAGGCACTTCGGCGCTGTCTGTCCTGCCGTGAACCGTTCGACCACTTCAAGGAGTTGTGA
- the paaC gene encoding 1,2-phenylacetyl-CoA epoxidase subunit PaaC — MVLSHRLGEWAGHAPVLEEEVALANIALDLLGQARVLLSMAGDEDELAYLREERAFRNLQLVEQPNGDFAHTIARQLYFSTYQRLLYAQLATGDGAFAPLAAKAVKEVAYHQDHAEQWTLRLGDGTDVSHERMRQACDALWRFTGEMFQPVEGVDVDWEAMRAGWLESVTVVLRRATLEVPEGPQSGAWAAGAGRQGLHTEPFGRMLAEMQHLHRSHPGASW, encoded by the coding sequence CTGGTGCTCTCGCACCGCCTGGGGGAGTGGGCCGGCCACGCTCCCGTCCTCGAAGAGGAAGTGGCCCTGGCCAACATCGCGTTGGACCTGCTCGGCCAGGCCAGGGTGCTGCTGTCCATGGCCGGCGACGAGGACGAGCTGGCGTATCTGCGCGAGGAGCGCGCCTTCCGCAACCTCCAGCTCGTCGAACAGCCCAATGGCGACTTCGCGCACACCATCGCCCGTCAGCTGTACTTCTCCACCTACCAGCGACTCCTGTACGCGCAACTGGCCACCGGGGACGGCGCCTTCGCCCCGCTCGCGGCGAAGGCCGTCAAGGAGGTCGCCTACCACCAGGACCACGCCGAGCAGTGGACCCTGCGGCTCGGCGACGGCACGGACGTCAGCCATGAGCGGATGCGACAGGCCTGCGACGCTCTGTGGCGCTTCACGGGAGAGATGTTCCAGCCGGTCGAGGGCGTGGACGTCGACTGGGAGGCGATGAGGGCCGGGTGGCTGGAGTCCGTCACTGTCGTCCTGCGTCGCGCGACGCTGGAGGTCCCCGAGGGCCCGCAGTCCGGAGCATGGGCCGCCGGAGCGGGACGCCAGGGACTGCACACCGAGCCCTTCGGGCGGATGCTCGCCGAGATGCAGCATCTGCACCGCAGCCACCCGGGGGCGTCATGGTGA
- the paaB gene encoding 1,2-phenylacetyl-CoA epoxidase subunit PaaB, whose translation MTTNDWPLWEVFVRSRRGLSHTHAGSLHAPDAELALRNARDLYTRRGEGISIWVVPSAAITASSPDEKDPFFEPSADKPYRHPTFYEIPEGVKHL comes from the coding sequence ATGACCACCAACGACTGGCCGCTGTGGGAGGTCTTCGTGCGCTCGCGCCGCGGGCTCTCGCACACCCACGCAGGCAGCCTGCACGCACCGGACGCCGAACTGGCCCTGCGCAACGCGCGGGATCTGTACACGCGTCGCGGCGAGGGCATCTCGATCTGGGTCGTCCCGTCCGCCGCGATCACCGCGTCCTCCCCGGACGAGAAGGACCCGTTCTTCGAGCCGTCCGCGGACAAGCCCTACCGCCACCCGACGTTCTACGAGATCCCGGAAGGGGTGAAGCACCTGTGA
- the paaA gene encoding 1,2-phenylacetyl-CoA epoxidase subunit PaaA has translation MATAAAHRTARTQAAAPAGEAGSTAAYEAVFDASVAADERIEPRDWMPDAYRSTLVRQIAQHAHSEIIGMQPEANWITRAPSLRRKAILMAKVQDEAGHGLYLYSAAETLGTSRDELLDKLHTGRQKYSSIFNYPTLTWADVGAIGWLVDGAAITNQVPLCRCSYGPYARAMVRVCKEESFHQRQGYELLLALSRGTPGQHEMAQDAVNRWWWPSLMMFGPPDDESSHSAQSMAWKIKRHSNDELRQRFVDICVPQAKSLGLTLPDPDLVWNEERGQHDFGPIDWTEFWEVLKGNGPCNDQRITQRRQAHEEGAWVREAAAAYADKHTAGPTEEIRGSADENGKARA, from the coding sequence ATGGCGACAGCAGCAGCGCATCGCACGGCCCGTACGCAGGCGGCAGCGCCCGCGGGCGAAGCCGGGTCGACGGCAGCGTACGAGGCCGTTTTCGACGCCTCCGTGGCAGCCGACGAACGCATCGAGCCCCGTGACTGGATGCCCGACGCCTACCGTTCCACGCTGGTCCGGCAGATCGCCCAGCACGCACACTCCGAGATCATCGGCATGCAGCCGGAGGCCAACTGGATCACGCGCGCGCCCTCACTGCGCCGCAAGGCGATCCTGATGGCCAAGGTCCAGGACGAGGCGGGGCACGGGCTGTATCTCTACAGCGCGGCCGAAACGCTCGGCACCAGCCGCGACGAGCTGCTCGACAAGCTGCACACCGGCCGCCAGAAGTACTCGTCGATCTTCAACTACCCGACGCTGACCTGGGCGGACGTCGGCGCCATCGGCTGGCTGGTGGACGGCGCTGCGATCACCAACCAGGTCCCCCTGTGCCGCTGCTCGTACGGGCCCTACGCACGCGCGATGGTCCGCGTCTGCAAGGAGGAGTCCTTCCACCAGCGCCAGGGGTACGAGCTGCTGCTGGCGCTCAGCCGCGGCACCCCCGGGCAGCACGAGATGGCGCAGGACGCGGTGAACCGCTGGTGGTGGCCCTCCCTGATGATGTTCGGCCCGCCCGACGACGAGTCCTCGCACTCGGCGCAGTCCATGGCCTGGAAGATCAAGCGCCATTCGAACGACGAGCTGCGCCAGCGCTTCGTGGACATCTGCGTCCCCCAGGCCAAGTCGCTCGGCCTGACCCTGCCGGACCCGGACCTGGTGTGGAACGAGGAGCGGGGGCAGCACGACTTCGGCCCGATCGACTGGACGGAGTTCTGGGAGGTCCTCAAGGGCAACGGCCCGTGCAACGACCAGCGCATCACGCAGCGCAGGCAGGCCCACGAAGAGGGTGCGTGGGTGAGGGAGGCGGCCGCGGCCTACGCGGACAAGCACACCGCCGGTCCGACCGAGGAGATACGCGGCTCGGCCGACGAGAACGGGAAGGCGCGCGCATGA
- a CDS encoding DUF5819 family protein — MPYAKMPHAEPVDAGTPHAGTVGAGAAVARPFPRVSEAPPGNPLNAPALAPAATGIAALSLRHQIAAAFALAVVAVVACVHLGMVFLHVAPSNTVTKQHGRAIDEWIYPEFEQNWKLFAPNPLQQNIDVQVRARISTTDGGATETGWYDLSALDGAAIDGNPLPSHTQQNELRRAWDFYVGTHDNNNRPVGLRGDLSERYLRRVVLLRLDREGAGGRGSVVERVQVRSLTTNVRPPKWSDEQVSDQPVLRELPWWTVPEEDLADTRTTEASAR; from the coding sequence ATGCCTTACGCCAAGATGCCGCACGCCGAGCCGGTCGACGCCGGGACGCCTCACGCCGGGACCGTCGGCGCCGGGGCGGCTGTCGCGCGCCCCTTCCCCCGGGTTTCCGAGGCGCCTCCCGGAAACCCGCTGAATGCCCCCGCCCTCGCGCCCGCCGCCACCGGCATCGCCGCCCTCTCGCTGCGCCATCAGATCGCCGCGGCGTTCGCCCTCGCCGTCGTCGCGGTCGTCGCCTGTGTGCATCTCGGCATGGTGTTTCTGCACGTCGCGCCCTCGAACACGGTCACCAAGCAGCACGGCAGGGCGATCGACGAGTGGATCTACCCCGAGTTCGAGCAGAACTGGAAGCTTTTCGCCCCGAACCCGCTGCAGCAGAACATCGACGTCCAGGTCCGCGCCCGGATAAGCACCACGGACGGCGGCGCCACCGAGACCGGCTGGTACGACCTGTCCGCGCTGGACGGCGCGGCCATCGACGGCAATCCGCTCCCGAGCCACACCCAGCAGAACGAACTGCGCCGGGCCTGGGACTTCTACGTCGGCACGCATGACAACAACAACCGCCCGGTGGGCCTGCGCGGCGACCTCTCCGAACGCTATCTGCGCCGTGTCGTGCTGCTGCGCCTCGACCGTGAGGGGGCCGGCGGCAGGGGCTCCGTCGTCGAACGCGTCCAGGTCCGGTCCCTCACCACCAACGTGCGGCCCCCCAAATGGAGCGATGAGCAGGTGTCCGACCAACCCGTCCTGCGCGAGCTGCCCTGGTGGACGGTCCCCGAGGAGGACCTGGCGGACACGCGGACGACGGAGGCGAGCGCCCGATGA
- a CDS encoding HTTM domain-containing protein, producing MNRFAVPVSRGIARVTDAALGPYQAAVIRIGFAATWLLFLLREFPNRQEMYGPDGPWSWGLARRLVADNHAFTALMWSDSQVWFEIVYAVAVLSSVLLLVGWRTRTMSVLFMVGVLSLQNRSIFMGDGGDNVIHLMAIYLVGTRCGQVWSLDARRARLAGEARARGEASRAAGPDRVGPVLWSGLGLLLAAVTFAGDLGGGWLTVFWGLWAVQGLWWAVGRRARTLQPRILLDVVANTVHNAALFVIMAEACLIYATAGWYKIQGSRWQDGTAVYYPLHLDYFSPWPALSDLLAAHGTIVMLVTYGTVVVQVAFPFTLFNRRVKNVLLAVMMTEHAVIAVVLGLPFFSLAMIAADSVFLPTSFLRRLGGLAVRVRGRLLPGGAPELPGQRARGSRTPEGSEEPHVGFPA from the coding sequence ATGAACCGATTCGCCGTTCCCGTCTCGCGTGGCATCGCCCGGGTCACCGACGCCGCGCTCGGCCCGTACCAGGCCGCCGTGATCCGCATCGGCTTCGCCGCCACCTGGCTGCTGTTCCTGCTGCGCGAGTTCCCCAACCGCCAGGAGATGTACGGGCCCGACGGCCCCTGGAGCTGGGGCCTCGCCCGGCGGCTCGTCGCGGACAACCACGCCTTCACGGCCCTGATGTGGTCCGACAGCCAGGTGTGGTTCGAGATCGTCTACGCGGTGGCCGTGCTGTCCAGCGTCCTGCTGCTGGTGGGCTGGCGGACGCGCACGATGTCCGTGCTGTTCATGGTCGGCGTGCTCTCGCTGCAGAACCGCAGCATCTTCATGGGGGACGGCGGGGACAACGTCATCCACCTGATGGCGATCTATCTGGTGGGCACGCGCTGCGGCCAGGTGTGGTCGCTGGACGCCCGGCGGGCGAGGCTCGCGGGGGAGGCACGCGCGCGGGGGGAGGCCTCCCGGGCCGCGGGCCCGGACCGGGTCGGCCCCGTCCTGTGGTCGGGGCTCGGCCTGCTGCTGGCCGCGGTGACGTTCGCGGGAGACCTCGGCGGCGGCTGGCTGACGGTCTTCTGGGGACTGTGGGCGGTACAGGGGCTGTGGTGGGCCGTCGGCCGTCGGGCGCGCACCCTGCAGCCGCGGATTCTGCTCGACGTGGTCGCCAACACGGTGCACAACGCGGCCCTGTTCGTGATCATGGCCGAGGCGTGTCTGATCTACGCGACCGCGGGCTGGTACAAGATCCAGGGCTCGCGCTGGCAGGACGGCACGGCCGTCTACTATCCGCTCCATCTCGACTACTTCTCGCCCTGGCCGGCCCTCTCCGACCTGCTGGCCGCACACGGCACGATCGTGATGCTGGTGACCTACGGGACGGTCGTCGTCCAGGTCGCCTTCCCCTTCACCCTGTTCAACCGGCGGGTGAAGAACGTGCTGCTCGCGGTGATGATGACCGAGCACGCCGTGATCGCCGTGGTCCTCGGACTGCCGTTCTTCTCGCTCGCGATGATCGCCGCCGACTCGGTGTTCCTGCCGACGTCCTTCCTGCGGCGGCTCGGCGGACTGGCGGTACGCGTGCGGGGCCGGCTGCTCCCGGGCGGCGCCCCGGAACTGCCGGGTCAGCGCGCGCGAGGCTCCCGCACCCCGGAGGGCTCCGAGGAGCCGCACGTAGGCTTCCCCGCATGA
- a CDS encoding RNA methyltransferase encodes MDDGDRTDDGDRAKDPVGTWHRLVGAAVLLDGFHALKHAVRFRAEVLAAVTADRQAALALAEELAPDVRDTLDGLLVEVPEATYRSLVPRPHPTAVAALAVRPSREAGLRALTTMPRTAPVVVLDQPRNLGNVGAVIRLAAGFGATGVVTTGTLDPWHPTVVRGGAGLHFATAVERLTVAELPSGPVFALDPEGEDIRGSKLPDDAVLAFGSERSGLSAELRARADHLVSLPMRPQVSSYNLATSVAMTLFHWSAAGGAPVRA; translated from the coding sequence ATGGACGACGGCGACCGAACGGACGACGGCGACCGTGCGAAGGACCCCGTGGGCACCTGGCACCGGCTCGTCGGCGCCGCCGTCCTGCTCGACGGCTTCCACGCCCTCAAGCACGCGGTGCGCTTCCGGGCCGAGGTCCTGGCGGCGGTCACCGCCGACCGGCAGGCCGCGCTGGCCCTCGCCGAGGAGCTGGCCCCGGACGTACGCGACACCCTGGACGGCCTGCTGGTGGAGGTCCCCGAGGCCACCTACCGGTCCCTGGTCCCGCGTCCGCACCCCACCGCGGTCGCCGCACTGGCCGTACGTCCCTCCCGCGAGGCCGGTCTGCGGGCGCTGACGACCATGCCCCGCACCGCGCCCGTGGTGGTGCTCGACCAGCCGCGCAATCTCGGCAACGTGGGTGCCGTGATCCGGCTCGCGGCGGGCTTCGGTGCGACCGGGGTCGTCACGACGGGCACCCTCGATCCCTGGCACCCGACGGTGGTGCGCGGCGGGGCGGGCCTGCACTTCGCGACCGCCGTGGAGCGGCTGACGGTGGCGGAGCTGCCGTCCGGGCCGGTGTTCGCCCTCGATCCGGAGGGCGAGGACATCCGGGGGTCGAAGCTCCCGGACGACGCCGTGCTCGCGTTCGGCTCCGAGCGCAGCGGTCTCTCCGCCGAACTGCGGGCGCGGGCCGACCACCTGGTGTCGCTGCCGATGCGCCCCCAGGTCTCCAGCTACAACCTCGCGACCAGTGTGGCCATGACGCTGTTCCACTGGAGCGCCGCCGGGGGCGCACCGGTCAGGGCCTAG